A section of the Marinoscillum sp. 108 genome encodes:
- a CDS encoding FecR family protein, translating to MEHLISKYLINDLTREEEVKLKSWLEEDALNRKVFENIVADWKLSADEILTSKSAVLDRIVNSATPSHELPKERSLGAFDYLIRVAAVMVLGIGLYLVWDATNSAETSHVATQEVQIEKEAANGQKLTFELSDGTIVKLNSGSMLSYPKVFSESKREVTLVGEAFFDVARDESRPFKIKSGEVNVQVLGTSFNVRSYPDAEQIEVAVKTGSVSVESSFSESDVVLVPDEMVVYTTGSNFFDKKRIEDSQQVFGWMDQALIFEDRGIKDIIKELSRWYDVKFEIKRELDYKKAFTARYKNPTLKAVLESLSYAYDFEYEIDGKKVIIK from the coding sequence ATGGAGCACCTTATTTCAAAATATCTAATAAACGATCTCACCCGAGAGGAGGAGGTGAAGCTCAAGTCTTGGCTGGAGGAGGACGCTCTCAATCGCAAAGTGTTTGAGAACATTGTGGCAGATTGGAAATTGTCGGCTGACGAGATTCTCACTTCAAAATCAGCCGTGCTTGATCGCATTGTCAACAGTGCTACGCCCTCTCATGAGTTGCCAAAAGAAAGATCGCTTGGAGCTTTTGACTATCTGATCAGGGTGGCGGCAGTCATGGTTTTGGGAATTGGACTCTATCTTGTGTGGGATGCTACCAACTCGGCTGAAACCAGCCATGTAGCCACGCAGGAGGTTCAGATAGAGAAAGAAGCGGCCAATGGTCAGAAACTGACCTTTGAGCTATCGGATGGCACCATAGTAAAACTGAATTCTGGAAGTATGCTCTCTTATCCTAAGGTCTTCTCTGAGAGCAAACGGGAAGTTACTTTGGTAGGGGAGGCCTTTTTTGATGTGGCAAGGGATGAGTCACGGCCTTTCAAAATCAAATCCGGCGAAGTAAATGTGCAGGTGCTAGGAACTTCGTTCAATGTGCGCTCATATCCAGATGCTGAGCAGATAGAAGTAGCCGTGAAAACTGGTAGCGTCTCGGTAGAAAGTTCGTTTTCTGAATCAGATGTGGTGTTGGTGCCTGACGAAATGGTCGTGTACACCACGGGGAGCAATTTCTTTGACAAAAAGAGGATAGAGGACAGCCAACAGGTTTTCGGCTGGATGGATCAGGCGCTGATTTTTGAAGATCGGGGTATTAAGGATATTATCAAGGAACTTTCCAGGTGGTATGATGTGAAGTTTGAGATTAAGCGCGAACTGGATTACAAAAAGGCTTTTACTGCTCGATATAAAAATCCGACACTGAAAGCCGTTTTGGAGAGCTTATCCTATGCTTATGATTTTGAATATGAAATAGATGGAAAAAAAGTAATTATCAAGTAA
- a CDS encoding LacI family DNA-binding transcriptional regulator, which translates to MKKNNKEITIYDIAKELNVSPSTVSRALKDHHSIGKKTKKAVLKLAQERGYQPNTIAASLRSNKTTTIGVIISWINKPFISSMISGVEIAANKAGYNVIISQSHDNYEHEVANAQALFASRIQGLVVSLAMETTNYDHFQQFVQKNIPLVFVDRVTEELNADKVIIDNFLAGFKATEHLIQEGCKRIAHIGGAQHRNVYRERREGYLAALKQYNMEINEDYIIENPALSSEEGHRESEYLMNLPNRPDGVFCANDTSAVSVIQYARKAGIKVPQELAVIGFNNDPVTTIIDPPLSTVTHPAIEMGKLAAMQVLGYKEHKEIVRSQTIVLETELLIRESSSRKKYHPTPIV; encoded by the coding sequence ATGAAGAAGAATAACAAAGAGATAACCATATATGACATTGCCAAAGAACTGAATGTGTCACCGTCCACCGTATCCCGGGCCCTCAAAGATCACCACAGCATCGGAAAAAAGACTAAAAAAGCCGTTCTCAAACTCGCTCAAGAACGGGGCTACCAACCCAACACCATTGCCGCGAGCCTCCGGAGCAACAAAACCACCACTATTGGAGTCATCATCTCCTGGATCAACAAGCCTTTTATCTCCTCAATGATCAGCGGTGTAGAAATAGCTGCCAACAAAGCAGGCTACAATGTAATCATTTCACAATCACATGATAATTATGAGCATGAAGTAGCCAACGCTCAGGCGCTTTTTGCCAGCCGTATACAGGGACTAGTGGTGTCTTTGGCAATGGAAACTACCAACTATGACCACTTTCAGCAGTTTGTGCAGAAGAATATCCCACTGGTTTTTGTAGACAGGGTAACGGAGGAACTTAACGCTGACAAGGTGATTATTGACAACTTTTTGGCCGGATTCAAAGCTACGGAACACTTGATTCAGGAAGGATGCAAAAGAATTGCCCATATTGGAGGTGCCCAGCACAGAAATGTATACCGTGAGCGAAGGGAAGGCTACCTGGCAGCATTGAAACAATACAATATGGAAATCAATGAAGATTACATCATAGAAAACCCAGCACTGAGTTCGGAGGAAGGTCATAGGGAAAGTGAATACCTGATGAATCTACCCAACAGACCAGATGGCGTTTTTTGCGCCAATGATACCTCGGCTGTAAGCGTAATCCAATATGCAAGAAAAGCAGGGATCAAGGTGCCACAGGAGCTGGCCGTTATCGGGTTTAACAATGATCCGGTCACAACCATTATAGACCCCCCGCTCTCCACAGTAACCCACCCAGCCATAGAAATGGGCAAATTAGCAGCCATGCAAGTACTCGGGTATAAGGAACACAAAGAAATCGTCAGGTCCCAAACCATCGTACTGGAGACCGAACTTTTAATCAGAGAGTCTTCTTCAAGGAAAAAGTATCACCCCACTCCAATCGTTTAA
- a CDS encoding SDR family oxidoreductase, whose translation MNLFDLSGKVVIITGGAGVIGSTLARSLAEAKCKLVILNRDQTKIDQRVAELKKITPDVMGRVCDVLNVKELEETNKLILDEFGRIDILINAAGGNIPGATQSHDQQIFDLKIEAIDQAMDLNLKGTVYPSLVFGRSIAENGSGSIINISSMATYSAITRVLGYSIAKSGVNTFTRWMACELARKYGDKVRVNAIAPGFFIGDQNRELLLNPDGSLTDRSKKVINKTPMGRFGEIRELAGAVQFLCSDSASFITGVVLPVDGGFSAFSGV comes from the coding sequence ATGAATTTATTTGACTTATCAGGGAAAGTAGTAATAATTACCGGAGGAGCCGGGGTGATCGGGAGTACGCTGGCGAGAAGTCTGGCTGAGGCCAAATGTAAGCTTGTTATTCTAAACCGGGACCAAACCAAAATAGACCAACGTGTAGCGGAACTTAAGAAAATCACCCCGGATGTGATGGGGCGGGTCTGTGATGTGTTGAATGTTAAGGAGTTGGAAGAAACCAATAAGCTCATTCTGGATGAGTTCGGCAGGATTGATATTCTGATCAATGCCGCCGGGGGTAATATTCCCGGAGCAACTCAGTCTCATGATCAGCAGATTTTTGATTTGAAAATTGAGGCCATTGACCAGGCCATGGATCTCAACCTGAAAGGGACTGTTTACCCTTCGTTGGTTTTTGGTAGGTCCATCGCTGAAAACGGGTCAGGAAGTATCATTAATATTTCCTCCATGGCCACCTATTCGGCTATTACCAGAGTGCTTGGATACTCTATTGCTAAGTCTGGAGTAAATACCTTCACAAGGTGGATGGCCTGTGAGCTAGCCAGAAAATATGGGGATAAAGTGCGTGTGAATGCGATAGCTCCCGGATTTTTTATAGGAGATCAGAATAGAGAGCTGTTGCTCAATCCTGATGGGTCATTGACGGACAGAAGCAAAAAGGTCATCAACAAAACGCCCATGGGTAGGTTTGGCGAGATCAGGGAGCTTGCTGGAGCCGTGCAGTTTTTGTGTTCGGATTCTGCCAGTTTTATCACAGGTGTGGTGTTGCCAGTGGATGGTGGGTTCAGTGCCTTTAGTGGTGTCTGA
- a CDS encoding RagB/SusD family nutrient uptake outer membrane protein: MKNLKYIFLVVVGLTLYSCDEDLLDVKNPNTLTEDQFWASAEDARLGVNAIYAMQYKPGLWSRWIYFRYDLTSDIGYSKSPWIELADWTRFQYINYNFWEGQVQTWRDHYKAIYRCNQVLANVPDIDMDETEKQLILAQAKFFRGFYYFNIANLWEDAPIVLEPSSPEDLPEKRTQAEIWEQVVTDMTEALAVLPPSWDDANVGRPTKGAAQAFIAKTYMQQHMWNDAKTALDYFFTGEGSGLYSLVPNFKDNFTHLNENNSESVFEIQFSDANFGGGDGEVPNASMGNNRAQFFAPGGIGWSDGQLRHWVVDEFKKELDQDGNLDERLRHSAIYSELEADFGDKTYGRDWQWGPDDAYFRKYQRDYYRDNEDYFSQVNLRLIRYADILLLYAEVLNELGNTAQAYQYVDEVRARANMLPLATAYPAIGVDQDLFLERLKVERVLELCGESTRWMDLKRWGDLNTQARVDAIALRDPDFNNFVVGKSHRLPIPQVDVENNPNLDQHAEY, translated from the coding sequence ATGAAAAATCTTAAATATATATTTCTAGTAGTGGTCGGATTGACACTTTATAGCTGTGATGAGGACCTGTTGGATGTCAAAAATCCAAATACGCTTACCGAGGATCAGTTTTGGGCCTCAGCCGAAGATGCCAGATTGGGTGTCAATGCCATCTACGCCATGCAGTACAAGCCAGGACTTTGGAGCAGGTGGATTTATTTCCGATATGACCTGACCTCAGATATTGGCTATAGCAAGAGTCCCTGGATAGAGCTGGCGGATTGGACACGCTTTCAGTATATCAACTATAACTTCTGGGAAGGACAGGTGCAGACCTGGAGAGATCACTATAAGGCTATCTATCGTTGCAATCAGGTGTTGGCCAATGTGCCGGATATCGATATGGATGAGACCGAGAAGCAATTGATTTTGGCTCAGGCCAAGTTTTTTAGAGGGTTTTACTACTTCAATATTGCCAATTTGTGGGAGGACGCACCCATTGTTTTAGAGCCTTCTAGCCCTGAAGACCTGCCGGAAAAAAGAACTCAGGCGGAGATATGGGAGCAGGTAGTGACCGACATGACCGAAGCGTTGGCCGTGCTGCCGCCTTCCTGGGATGATGCCAATGTAGGGAGACCTACCAAAGGCGCGGCCCAGGCATTTATCGCCAAAACCTATATGCAGCAGCATATGTGGAATGACGCCAAAACTGCTCTTGATTACTTCTTTACAGGGGAGGGCAGCGGGCTGTACTCATTGGTACCAAACTTCAAAGACAACTTTACCCACCTCAATGAGAACAACTCCGAATCCGTATTCGAAATACAGTTTTCGGATGCCAATTTTGGTGGAGGTGATGGAGAAGTTCCCAATGCCAGTATGGGAAATAACCGAGCGCAATTTTTTGCACCCGGGGGCATTGGATGGTCAGATGGTCAGTTAAGACATTGGGTAGTGGATGAGTTTAAGAAAGAACTCGATCAGGATGGCAATTTGGATGAAAGACTGAGACACTCTGCGATATATTCAGAGCTGGAGGCTGATTTCGGAGACAAAACCTATGGTCGCGACTGGCAGTGGGGACCTGATGATGCTTACTTCAGGAAATATCAGCGGGATTATTACCGAGACAATGAGGATTACTTCTCACAGGTAAACCTGAGGCTGATCCGCTATGCAGACATCCTGCTCTTGTATGCTGAAGTACTCAATGAGTTGGGAAATACAGCGCAGGCCTATCAGTATGTAGATGAAGTACGTGCCAGAGCTAATATGCTTCCTTTGGCCACCGCTTATCCAGCCATTGGGGTGGACCAAGACCTTTTCCTTGAGCGGCTAAAAGTGGAGCGCGTACTGGAGCTTTGTGGAGAAAGTACCCGCTGGATGGATCTGAAGCGATGGGGTGATCTTAATACCCAGGCGAGAGTGGATGCTATTGCACTCAGAGATCCCGATTTTAACAATTTCGTAGTGGGTAAGTCTCACCGACTGCCCATTCCACAGGTGGATGTAGAAAACAACCCGAACCTGGATCAGCACGCAGAATATTAA
- a CDS encoding TonB-dependent receptor, whose protein sequence is MHAKLQKLIIRMSKIAIYAIIMCYSLTMAFAYETSAQRKYLSEISFELNYEGKRLIDLLEEIEGSSEFSFAYSKRELKDKSIYLTTGKWNMDDLLKEISVQARVSLRRINETITIKKVNEAEKLPVVSEVVYVKREISGRVIDENEEGLPGATIVEKGTTNGTITDIDGQFKIEVSEEASLLISFVGYHTQEVTVGDRTNFDITLEPDYTSLQEVVVIGYGEQKKADLTGAVSVVDTEELQKRQATTVAEAMQGLATGVNIRGGGQPGSEAQIQIRGLSNFSNQPPLYVIDGMITTANRDFNPNDIESIQILKDASAAAIYGSRAANGVIIITTKKGREGPLQVKFSGKTGVQQIPRYELADRDEYIQLNNMAYDNAGVPRQDHDLTNDTDWQDEAFQSGRIQDYNLSFSGGGPNGNYLISGNYFENKGTVISTGFERMSFRVNTSAKKGIFSVGENIAITNAQADEMSGNPIFDVIRLMPTIPVYDENNPGGYGYGNEARARTFGTNPVAIAELEDRTNANFRVRGNVWSELQFLPSLKYRVNMGYERSNDHYQFLRKEGNWTLNQPYDPSIAIENRGESSTLLVENTLNFNKDFGKHQVDVLLGQTFQNDKYARMEGVKRNLPQNPTTGQYYTVLDQGDQAVVTGFRQEAVLISYLGRINYTYDNKYILNAVFRKDGTSRLSKDNRWSSFPSLAAAWRISDEAFFNSSLISNLKLRANYGTLGSSNIGYWDYQQTINTFPTIAMGRDQHIEPGGTNIRLANNNLRWETLTQKNFGLDLGLLKNKLTATAEYYISETKDVLTEAPITLTTGNDGGNPVVNAASLKNSGFELSLTYSEAEKAFKYNTTLNVTTIKNEVLSLGYGRNDIYVGNTVTEVGQPIGMWYVLETDGLFQTTQDIEGHTTDGQIIQPGAQPGDIRFVDHNGDGQITNDDKVVMGNPWADIELGFNFNASYQNFEFSMTWFSSLGATVYNGPMSLMGRFDDNSNYPAGIKPWTPENPDTDVPRAYYGTTLNSRGDADRWLENGNFARMKFISLAYNLPSAWVERIGFETAQVSISGQNLITLTKYSGLDPEFRGPGIYERGFDLGAFPNVKTFSMGLNFGF, encoded by the coding sequence ATGCATGCAAAATTACAAAAATTAATCATTCGCATGTCCAAAATTGCGATTTATGCGATTATCATGTGCTATTCGCTCACCATGGCGTTCGCATATGAGACCTCCGCTCAGCGTAAATACCTGAGCGAGATCAGCTTCGAATTGAATTACGAAGGGAAGAGACTCATTGATCTTTTGGAAGAGATCGAAGGTTCCAGTGAGTTTTCCTTTGCGTACTCCAAAAGGGAGTTAAAGGACAAAAGTATTTACCTAACAACAGGTAAGTGGAATATGGATGATCTGCTGAAAGAAATCTCCGTGCAGGCACGGGTTTCACTCAGGCGGATCAATGAGACCATTACCATCAAGAAGGTAAATGAGGCAGAGAAGCTGCCGGTAGTGTCAGAAGTGGTGTATGTCAAACGAGAGATTTCCGGACGGGTTATTGACGAGAATGAAGAAGGATTGCCTGGTGCTACTATTGTAGAAAAAGGCACTACCAATGGTACCATCACTGACATTGACGGACAGTTTAAGATCGAAGTGTCAGAGGAAGCCAGCTTGCTTATCTCATTTGTAGGCTATCATACCCAGGAGGTTACGGTGGGTGATCGTACTAATTTTGACATCACGCTGGAGCCTGATTACACAAGTTTGCAGGAGGTAGTGGTGATCGGTTACGGAGAGCAAAAGAAAGCAGATTTAACAGGGGCAGTGTCCGTAGTTGATACTGAAGAGTTGCAAAAGAGACAAGCTACCACTGTAGCGGAAGCTATGCAGGGACTTGCCACTGGCGTAAATATCAGAGGAGGAGGCCAGCCGGGTAGCGAAGCTCAAATTCAAATTCGTGGGCTGAGTAACTTCAGCAATCAGCCTCCACTGTACGTAATTGACGGGATGATCACCACGGCCAACCGTGACTTCAATCCCAACGATATCGAATCCATTCAGATTCTGAAGGATGCGTCTGCAGCGGCTATTTACGGATCCAGAGCGGCCAATGGTGTGATCATTATTACTACCAAAAAGGGGCGGGAAGGCCCACTTCAGGTCAAGTTTTCGGGAAAAACCGGGGTACAACAGATCCCGAGGTATGAGCTGGCAGATCGTGATGAGTATATCCAACTCAATAATATGGCTTATGACAATGCCGGCGTACCCAGACAGGATCATGATCTGACTAATGATACCGATTGGCAGGATGAAGCCTTTCAGTCAGGGAGAATTCAGGATTATAACTTGTCCTTTTCTGGTGGCGGCCCCAATGGCAACTACCTGATCTCAGGCAACTATTTCGAAAACAAAGGCACGGTTATCAGCACGGGCTTTGAACGAATGAGCTTCAGGGTGAATACGTCAGCGAAAAAAGGAATTTTTAGTGTTGGGGAAAACATCGCTATCACCAATGCTCAAGCAGATGAAATGTCAGGAAATCCAATCTTTGATGTGATCAGATTGATGCCTACTATTCCTGTGTATGATGAAAACAACCCTGGTGGCTATGGCTATGGGAATGAGGCACGTGCTCGTACATTTGGCACCAACCCAGTTGCTATTGCTGAGCTGGAAGACCGCACCAATGCTAATTTCAGGGTGCGCGGCAATGTTTGGTCTGAGTTGCAGTTTTTGCCCTCACTCAAATACCGGGTAAACATGGGTTATGAAAGGAGCAATGATCATTATCAGTTCCTGAGAAAGGAGGGTAATTGGACCCTGAATCAGCCTTATGATCCTTCCATAGCTATTGAGAATAGAGGTGAATCAAGTACGCTTTTGGTGGAAAACACCCTTAATTTCAACAAGGACTTTGGCAAACATCAGGTTGACGTTCTACTGGGGCAGACCTTTCAAAATGACAAATATGCCAGAATGGAAGGGGTAAAGCGCAACCTTCCTCAGAATCCGACCACAGGCCAGTACTATACCGTGTTGGATCAGGGAGATCAGGCAGTAGTTACAGGGTTTAGACAGGAGGCAGTATTGATTTCGTATCTGGGTAGGATCAACTATACCTATGACAATAAATACATTCTGAATGCTGTGTTTAGAAAGGATGGTACTTCCAGACTAAGCAAGGATAACAGATGGTCAAGCTTTCCATCCCTGGCAGCAGCATGGAGAATCAGCGACGAGGCATTTTTCAATAGCAGCCTGATCAGCAACCTGAAGCTAAGAGCAAACTATGGTACGCTGGGGAGTAGCAATATTGGCTACTGGGATTATCAGCAGACCATCAATACTTTTCCGACCATCGCCATGGGACGGGATCAGCACATAGAACCAGGTGGAACAAATATCCGATTGGCCAACAATAATTTGAGATGGGAAACACTGACCCAGAAGAACTTCGGCCTGGATCTTGGCTTGTTGAAAAACAAACTTACCGCTACAGCTGAATATTACATCTCCGAGACCAAGGATGTCCTCACAGAGGCACCAATCACGTTGACCACTGGTAACGATGGGGGCAACCCTGTTGTAAATGCAGCCTCGCTGAAAAATTCAGGATTTGAGCTATCACTGACTTACTCTGAAGCAGAGAAAGCATTCAAATACAACACCACGCTGAATGTTACTACTATCAAAAATGAGGTGCTCAGCCTGGGCTATGGTAGAAATGACATCTACGTAGGCAATACCGTGACAGAAGTGGGACAACCCATCGGGATGTGGTACGTGCTGGAGACAGATGGTCTATTTCAGACCACTCAGGATATAGAGGGACACACGACCGACGGTCAGATCATTCAGCCTGGAGCACAGCCGGGCGATATCCGCTTCGTAGATCACAATGGTGACGGCCAGATTACAAATGACGATAAAGTAGTAATGGGCAACCCATGGGCGGATATAGAGCTTGGTTTCAACTTTAATGCGTCGTACCAAAACTTTGAGTTTTCCATGACATGGTTCAGTTCATTAGGCGCTACCGTCTACAATGGTCCCATGTCTTTGATGGGGCGATTTGATGACAACTCCAACTACCCGGCCGGAATTAAACCCTGGACCCCTGAAAATCCCGATACGGACGTGCCCAGGGCCTATTACGGGACCACCCTCAATTCTAGAGGTGATGCGGATCGATGGTTGGAGAACGGAAATTTTGCGAGGATGAAGTTCATCAGCCTGGCTTATAACCTGCCCAGCGCCTGGGTAGAGCGCATTGGGTTCGAAACAGCGCAGGTATCAATCTCCGGTCAAAACTTGATCACCCTCACCAAGTACAGTGGCCTGGATCCTGAGTTTCGAGGCCCGGGTATCTATGAGCGAGGGTTTGATCTGGGGGCCTTTCCCAATGTGAAAACCTTTTCTATGGGTCTGAATTTTGGATTTTAA
- the xylE gene encoding D-xylose transporter XylE — MTERPKTNIKSIALVATLGGLLFGYDTAVISGTVGSLQAFFVDPRGLDELSSNSLLGFAVSSALIGCIIGGAIGGLIAHRLGRRGGLMLAAGLFAISALGSAVPELGFRAIGDGDHTFLTHFVVYRIIGGLGVGIASMLSPMYLAEVSPADKRGFFVSWNQFAIIFGMLVVYFVNYYISLQGDDQWLERIGWRWMFASELIPATLFITFLFTIPKSPRWLALRGKYEDSLQILKNINGEKIANEVFKEIKDAINLNKSSALWSFGFVVIFIGLLLSMFQQFVGINVVLYYAPEIFKNAGSGTNAALLQTIVVGAVNLLFTVIAILLVDKLGRKPLQIIGGLAMGVSMVGLGLTFSMDAMGVGSLVFMMLYVAAFAISWGPVTWVLLSEIFPNTIRDKAMAFAVAAQWISNFVVSQTFPMMNNNSWLVEKFNHGFAYWIYGIIGFIAAWFVWKFVPETKGKSLEEIENLWHK, encoded by the coding sequence ATGACAGAAAGACCTAAAACAAATATCAAGTCGATAGCACTTGTGGCAACCCTCGGAGGGTTGCTCTTTGGCTATGACACAGCTGTGATCTCTGGTACCGTGGGTTCACTGCAGGCTTTTTTTGTGGATCCGCGGGGATTAGATGAGCTCTCGTCCAACTCTCTGCTTGGCTTTGCAGTCTCCAGCGCTTTGATAGGATGTATCATTGGCGGGGCCATAGGCGGACTCATTGCCCACAGACTAGGAAGGAGAGGCGGATTGATGCTGGCCGCCGGATTGTTTGCCATCTCGGCACTGGGCTCTGCCGTTCCTGAGTTAGGTTTCAGGGCTATAGGAGATGGTGACCATACTTTTCTAACCCATTTTGTGGTCTATAGGATCATCGGTGGGCTTGGTGTGGGTATTGCCTCTATGCTTTCACCTATGTACCTGGCCGAGGTGTCTCCGGCTGATAAGCGTGGATTTTTCGTTTCCTGGAATCAGTTTGCCATCATCTTCGGGATGCTGGTGGTTTATTTTGTCAACTACTACATCTCCCTTCAAGGGGACGATCAGTGGCTGGAAAGGATTGGTTGGAGATGGATGTTTGCTTCTGAACTGATTCCTGCTACCTTGTTTATCACCTTTCTTTTCACCATTCCTAAAAGTCCAAGATGGCTGGCCCTGAGGGGAAAGTATGAAGATTCGTTACAGATCCTGAAAAACATCAATGGAGAAAAGATTGCCAACGAGGTTTTTAAAGAAATCAAAGATGCTATAAACCTCAACAAGAGCAGTGCGCTTTGGTCGTTCGGTTTTGTGGTTATTTTCATTGGCTTGCTGTTGTCCATGTTTCAGCAGTTTGTCGGGATCAATGTCGTTCTTTATTATGCACCGGAAATTTTCAAGAATGCAGGCTCCGGCACCAATGCGGCATTGCTCCAGACCATCGTGGTGGGTGCCGTCAATTTGTTATTCACGGTCATTGCCATATTGTTGGTAGATAAGCTCGGCAGAAAGCCACTCCAGATCATAGGAGGTCTGGCGATGGGTGTCAGCATGGTGGGGCTTGGACTTACCTTCTCTATGGATGCCATGGGTGTGGGCTCTTTGGTGTTTATGATGCTTTATGTAGCTGCTTTTGCCATCTCCTGGGGGCCTGTTACTTGGGTATTACTTTCAGAGATTTTCCCCAATACCATCCGAGACAAGGCCATGGCTTTCGCGGTAGCCGCTCAGTGGATTTCCAACTTTGTGGTTTCACAGACTTTCCCGATGATGAATAACAATTCCTGGTTGGTGGAAAAATTCAATCATGGTTTTGCTTACTGGATTTATGGAATCATTGGCTTCATCGCTGCATGGTTTGTATGGAAGTTTGTCCCCGAAACCAAAGGCAAGAGCCTGGAAGAGATTGAGAATTTATGGCATAAGTAA
- a CDS encoding RNA polymerase sigma factor produces MTKKTNIRKLSDDDSFKGWFEEVYEANFERLFRYAFSITKGKQLAEDVVSEVFLNIWNKRPDYSNIQELGSYLHVSVKHLAIRMASKDLRRFSYSNYDETLQISDAVDPENLLLGKELDELVTTILSDLSLHNRVVYDLAKNKGYTNQQIADELGISKRTVESHLHLALRKIKEGLREHFKESDKNYHFFTSIGSLSALVISTLLAQL; encoded by the coding sequence TTGACAAAGAAAACGAACATACGGAAGCTTTCTGATGACGATTCATTCAAGGGATGGTTCGAAGAGGTCTATGAAGCCAACTTCGAACGTCTCTTTAGGTATGCGTTTTCGATCACCAAGGGCAAGCAACTCGCCGAGGATGTTGTATCAGAAGTCTTTCTCAACATCTGGAACAAGCGTCCGGATTATTCCAATATACAGGAGTTAGGCTCTTATCTGCACGTCTCCGTAAAGCATTTGGCCATACGCATGGCTTCCAAAGATTTGCGACGTTTCTCTTATTCCAATTATGATGAAACTCTGCAGATCTCAGATGCCGTGGACCCTGAAAACCTCCTCTTAGGCAAGGAATTGGATGAGTTGGTGACTACCATTCTTTCCGATTTGTCGCTGCACAATCGGGTGGTGTATGACCTGGCCAAAAACAAGGGCTACACCAATCAACAGATTGCAGATGAGCTGGGGATCTCCAAACGCACAGTGGAGAGCCACTTGCATTTAGCGCTCCGAAAAATCAAAGAAGGACTACGGGAACACTTTAAGGAATCTGATAAAAACTACCACTTCTTCACAAGCATTGGTTCCTTATCAGCCCTCGTCATTAGCACCCTGTTGGCTCAGCTTTAG